The following proteins come from a genomic window of Alicyclobacillus dauci:
- a CDS encoding amidohydrolase: protein MTTRTIIEVGGAILDHETVLTEPVHFVVEDGLISAVEVGHYQSQGVTPDTRVVRKPNRIAIPGLVNTHGHAAMTLLRGAGDDMPLMNWLNDRIFPLEDKLTEDAIYWGTQLAVWEMLLSGTTTYTDMYMMMDNAARAVAESGMRAVLSVGVVGFDDLSRSNGISRSRNFVKNWHRQASGRITVTLGPHAPYTCPPDYLTEIAALAGELHVPIQIHLSETRTEVENCLRDHAMTPIALANHVGLFDVPVLASHCVHVTDDDLDIMAARDVRVAHNPQSNLKLGSGIAPLQKMLARQLTVGLGTDGAASNNNLDMFEEMRLAATLHKGFAQDAEAIPANIAFQMATERGARACFLAEGLGRLKPGAECDMVLLDAHSPHLQPGHNLLSDVAYACGADDVRDVFVAGHHVVSDGEPVTIDTERVRYEVKRFKDHITR from the coding sequence ATGACAACGAGAACCATCATCGAAGTTGGCGGCGCAATACTCGACCATGAAACAGTCCTGACAGAACCCGTACATTTTGTCGTGGAAGATGGACTGATATCGGCCGTGGAGGTTGGCCACTATCAATCGCAAGGAGTTACACCGGACACGAGGGTCGTTCGTAAACCGAATCGAATTGCCATTCCAGGCCTCGTTAACACCCACGGACACGCGGCCATGACGCTTTTACGGGGTGCCGGGGATGATATGCCTCTCATGAATTGGCTTAACGATCGGATCTTCCCCTTGGAAGACAAGTTGACCGAGGATGCAATTTACTGGGGGACACAATTAGCGGTTTGGGAGATGCTATTGTCCGGAACGACGACGTACACGGATATGTACATGATGATGGACAATGCGGCGCGAGCTGTTGCAGAATCCGGCATGCGAGCTGTTCTTTCCGTGGGGGTCGTGGGATTTGATGATTTGTCACGGTCAAACGGCATCAGCCGAAGCCGCAACTTCGTAAAAAATTGGCACCGACAAGCAAGTGGACGGATCACGGTTACATTGGGACCTCACGCACCTTACACGTGTCCTCCTGACTATCTGACGGAGATCGCTGCGCTAGCCGGTGAGTTACACGTACCCATTCAGATCCATTTGAGTGAAACGCGGACAGAAGTGGAGAACTGCCTTCGCGATCACGCCATGACACCAATCGCGCTGGCGAATCATGTGGGATTGTTCGACGTACCTGTTTTGGCCTCCCACTGCGTTCACGTGACAGATGACGATCTCGACATAATGGCCGCACGTGATGTACGGGTGGCCCACAATCCGCAGAGCAACTTAAAACTAGGATCTGGGATTGCCCCGCTGCAGAAGATGTTGGCGCGACAGCTGACGGTAGGCCTTGGCACGGACGGTGCCGCCAGCAATAACAACCTCGATATGTTCGAAGAAATGCGCCTCGCAGCAACCCTACACAAAGGGTTTGCTCAAGACGCCGAAGCCATTCCTGCAAATATCGCTTTTCAAATGGCCACTGAACGGGGAGCACGTGCGTGTTTTTTAGCCGAGGGGCTGGGGCGGCTTAAGCCGGGTGCCGAGTGCGACATGGTTCTGCTGGATGCGCACAGTCCACATCTTCAGCCAGGCCATAACTTGCTGTCTGACGTCGCGTATGCCTGTGGTGCGGATGACGTACGGGATGTGTTTGTCGCCGGTCACCACGTCGTGTCAGACGGAGAGCCAGTGACGATTGACACGGAACGTGTTCGCTATGAGGTAAAACGGTTTAAAGACCATATCACACGTTAA
- the surE gene encoding 5'/3'-nucleotidase SurE translates to MRILISNDDGIGAAGIRALCLAVSKDAQVTVVAPHQERSASSHGISIHRPLRVEKMEVPGASEAYKTSGTPVDCVKWALAVLHRERPFDLMLSGINAGANLATDVLYSGTVAAAGEASLQGLKSIAFSLVGPPFTFNDNVIKATYDMYQVLKDVDVPADTFLSVNLPPSPNARKYAWTTLGVRKYHDEFASELDENGVQVYRYGGDIVDERETKGTDVAAVRNGYISITPLRYRFTNEEYYKQIKQ, encoded by the coding sequence ATGCGCATACTGATAAGCAACGATGATGGCATTGGCGCTGCGGGGATTCGCGCACTGTGTTTGGCGGTTTCCAAGGATGCACAGGTAACGGTTGTCGCACCACATCAAGAGCGTAGTGCATCAAGCCACGGAATTAGCATTCATCGACCACTTCGTGTCGAAAAAATGGAGGTGCCCGGTGCCAGCGAGGCGTACAAAACATCGGGAACACCTGTGGACTGTGTCAAATGGGCCCTTGCCGTTTTGCATCGGGAACGCCCGTTTGACCTGATGCTGTCAGGGATCAATGCAGGAGCCAACTTGGCAACGGATGTCCTATACTCTGGTACCGTTGCCGCTGCCGGTGAAGCCAGCTTACAGGGCCTAAAATCAATTGCCTTTTCACTTGTCGGCCCGCCATTCACGTTCAACGACAACGTCATCAAAGCGACATACGACATGTATCAAGTCCTCAAGGATGTCGATGTACCGGCAGATACATTTCTGAGTGTCAATCTGCCACCCTCGCCGAACGCCAGGAAGTACGCATGGACGACGCTTGGCGTGCGGAAATATCACGACGAGTTTGCGTCAGAACTGGACGAAAACGGGGTTCAGGTTTATCGTTATGGTGGGGATATCGTCGACGAACGAGAGACTAAAGGGACGGACGTGGCTGCTGTTCGAAACGGCTATATCAGCATTACGCCGCTACGATATCGCTTTACAAATGAGGAATACTACAAACAAATCAAACAATAA
- a CDS encoding YpmA family protein — translation MEKGLNVIATHQCSKTEDLYLLVDFLNRNLKDKDIVFGLSKSDEHPEKMQITLYRTDTR, via the coding sequence GTGGAAAAAGGCTTAAATGTCATTGCAACACATCAGTGTTCCAAGACCGAAGATCTGTACCTCTTAGTGGATTTCTTGAACAGGAATTTAAAGGATAAGGACATTGTGTTTGGTCTATCCAAATCCGATGAACATCCAGAAAAAATGCAAATTACGCTGTACCGGACGGATACTCGATGA
- a CDS encoding AAA family ATPase, with product MIKEWLIGIGIALVAFLGLLHVNILPVLFLLGLGVLLWIVMDRRTAATPTTRDVSVRHDISFEQIGGQEIAKNELKEALDFLRYRDRIKSLGIRPLKGILLTGPPGTGKTLMAKAAATYTDSVFLSATGSEFVEMYVGVGAQRVRDLFRRARQMAKRENKDSAIIFVDEIDVVGGRRGQHSHQEYDQTLNQLLTEMDGMNTTQTPFVLVMAATNRPDILDSALLRPGRFDRQIKVDLPDKDGRLHILRIMAKDKPIAEDVNLEHIARETYGFSGAQLESLVNEAAIIALRQDKKTVTQEMFRDAVDKVLMGEKTGRRPTDEELRRVAVHELGHAIISELMRPGTVSHITIAPRGNALGFVRQIPEADQYLYTKQQLAQQINVALAGCLAEELHYGDRSTGAQNDFVQASSLARTLVKCGLSRLGIVDEEHLPDQLLEKEVRYILSEQEKITQELLSPYKADIERFAEHVVQEESVDGKEFRKWMESMQPQSLASAAVSRPQLSTSEVSPSM from the coding sequence TTGATAAAAGAATGGTTAATTGGAATTGGGATTGCGCTCGTCGCATTTCTCGGATTGTTGCACGTCAACATTCTCCCAGTTTTGTTCCTGCTCGGTCTTGGCGTCCTCTTATGGATTGTCATGGACCGTCGTACGGCTGCCACACCGACTACGAGGGATGTATCTGTACGCCACGACATTTCGTTTGAACAAATTGGTGGTCAAGAGATCGCTAAAAACGAGTTAAAAGAGGCTTTAGATTTCTTGCGCTACCGTGATCGAATTAAATCTCTCGGTATTCGACCGCTAAAAGGCATCTTGCTCACGGGACCGCCGGGAACCGGTAAGACCTTGATGGCAAAAGCTGCGGCTACGTATACGGATTCTGTCTTTTTATCTGCTACAGGTTCAGAGTTTGTGGAAATGTATGTCGGCGTCGGAGCGCAACGTGTACGTGACTTGTTCCGCCGCGCTCGCCAGATGGCTAAGCGGGAAAATAAGGACAGCGCCATCATCTTTGTCGATGAGATCGACGTTGTTGGTGGACGCCGTGGACAGCATAGCCATCAAGAATATGACCAGACCCTAAACCAGTTGCTCACTGAAATGGACGGTATGAACACGACGCAAACGCCTTTTGTGTTAGTCATGGCAGCTACCAACCGTCCGGATATTCTGGACTCGGCACTGCTTCGGCCAGGTCGTTTCGATCGTCAAATCAAGGTCGACTTGCCTGACAAAGATGGACGTCTACACATTCTCCGGATCATGGCGAAGGATAAGCCGATTGCAGAAGATGTAAACTTAGAGCACATCGCCAGGGAGACATACGGGTTCTCGGGTGCACAGCTAGAATCCCTCGTCAACGAAGCGGCAATTATCGCATTGCGCCAAGACAAAAAGACCGTGACACAGGAAATGTTCCGAGATGCTGTAGACAAGGTCCTGATGGGCGAAAAGACGGGACGGAGGCCAACTGACGAAGAACTGCGACGCGTCGCTGTTCACGAGTTAGGCCATGCCATTATCAGTGAACTGATGCGACCGGGGACGGTGTCTCACATCACCATTGCACCGCGTGGAAATGCACTGGGATTCGTCCGTCAGATTCCGGAAGCGGATCAGTACTTGTATACAAAGCAGCAACTCGCTCAACAAATCAACGTGGCTTTGGCGGGATGTCTTGCTGAGGAACTCCACTATGGGGATCGCAGCACAGGTGCGCAGAACGACTTTGTGCAAGCATCTTCTTTGGCTAGAACGCTTGTGAAGTGCGGCTTGTCCCGTTTGGGTATTGTCGATGAAGAACATCTCCCTGACCAGCTCCTGGAAAAGGAAGTTCGATATATTCTATCGGAACAAGAAAAGATCACACAAGAATTATTGAGCCCGTATAAAGCGGATATCGAACGATTTGCAGAACACGTTGTTCAAGAAGAGAGTGTTGATGGCAAAGAGTTTCGAAAGTGGATGGAGAGCATGCAGCCACAGTCACTTGCGTCTGCAGCAGTTTCTCGTCCACAACTGTCCACATCAGAGGTTTCGCCATCTATGTAA
- the asnS gene encoding asparagine--tRNA ligase, which translates to MSTTTTISRVGDYVGQTVMLQGWLYNKRSSGKIQFLQVRDGTGLIQCVAVKAEVGEDIFETCASLTQESSLRVTGTVRADDRAPNGYEITVQNVEAVQIAEEYPITLKEHGVDFLLDHRHLWIRVPRQRALLRVRAEVERAVMAFLDGDGFTRIDPPILTPSSCEDTTELFQTKYFDQEAFLTQSGQMYMEAVAMSLGKVYSAGPAFRAEKSKTRRHLIEFWMIEPEMAYYEHEDNLRVQEQLVSHVVNHVLNECEEELHTLGRDIDKLKKVPGTFPRMSYDEGIKWLQKHDFDIKWGDDFGAPHETALSAQFDQPLFIERYPTAIKAFYMQPDPNRPEVALCADMLAPEGYGEIVGGSQRIHDYNLMKERFEQHNLPQDTYAWYLDLRKFGSVPHSGFGLGLERTIAWITGIEHIREAIAFPRMLYRLYP; encoded by the coding sequence GTGAGTACAACAACTACGATTAGCCGCGTGGGTGACTACGTTGGACAGACTGTCATGCTGCAAGGCTGGCTATACAACAAGCGATCCAGCGGGAAGATTCAATTTCTCCAGGTTCGTGATGGGACAGGCCTCATTCAATGTGTTGCCGTCAAGGCAGAAGTTGGGGAAGATATCTTCGAAACCTGTGCGTCGTTGACGCAGGAATCATCTCTTCGCGTAACTGGCACGGTTCGCGCCGATGATCGAGCACCAAACGGATATGAAATCACCGTGCAAAATGTCGAGGCAGTTCAAATTGCTGAGGAGTATCCTATCACGCTCAAGGAGCACGGTGTTGATTTCCTCTTGGACCATCGTCACCTGTGGATTCGGGTTCCTCGGCAACGTGCACTCTTACGTGTTCGGGCCGAAGTGGAACGTGCCGTTATGGCTTTTCTGGACGGCGACGGCTTTACTCGTATCGATCCGCCCATTCTAACGCCGTCTTCGTGCGAAGATACAACAGAGCTGTTCCAGACAAAGTACTTCGACCAAGAGGCATTTTTGACGCAGAGTGGCCAGATGTACATGGAAGCTGTGGCCATGTCACTCGGCAAAGTGTATTCTGCCGGCCCTGCTTTTCGTGCTGAGAAATCAAAAACGCGTCGCCACCTGATCGAGTTTTGGATGATCGAACCTGAAATGGCTTATTACGAACATGAGGACAATCTTCGTGTACAAGAGCAGCTTGTCTCCCATGTCGTCAACCATGTCTTGAACGAGTGCGAAGAAGAACTGCACACATTGGGGCGAGACATTGACAAATTGAAGAAGGTACCGGGCACTTTCCCGCGCATGAGCTATGATGAAGGGATTAAATGGCTCCAGAAGCACGATTTCGATATCAAGTGGGGCGATGACTTTGGAGCGCCGCATGAAACGGCCTTGTCCGCCCAGTTCGATCAACCGCTGTTCATCGAACGCTATCCGACGGCCATTAAGGCGTTTTACATGCAACCCGACCCCAATCGTCCAGAAGTTGCTCTCTGTGCAGACATGCTCGCACCGGAGGGGTATGGTGAAATTGTCGGCGGGAGCCAGCGTATTCATGACTACAACCTCATGAAAGAGCGCTTCGAGCAACATAACTTGCCCCAAGATACTTATGCTTGGTATTTGGATCTTCGGAAATTCGGATCCGTTCCACACTCTGGGTTTGGCTTGGGGCTGGAAAGAACAATCGCCTGGATTACAGGAATTGAGCACATCCGAGAAGCTATTGCATTCCCGCGCATGTTGTATCGACTCTATCCATAA
- a CDS encoding DnaD domain-containing protein, which yields MKPSARQAANGDFLSTPFISVPYDLLNNYAGLGIHAHEMIMLMQILASGQVNGTTELSAQDLGDLCGMSSKEIMLSVERLVREGFLGIGERWDDSGAHVSYFDLQPLWERLRGKPVVQPKAQTWRQDPLTMFEEEFGRPLSALECDQVRTWLGPDGYPEWMVVEALRESVLANKYSFKYIDRVLFDWQRHQVQSRQDLEQYRQQYRERLREADVKRGQAPASRKTNDSTKRRPSERQSSAKEPSKDERYANFYQLFPDS from the coding sequence ATGAAACCGTCCGCTAGGCAAGCTGCGAACGGAGATTTTCTCAGTACCCCTTTTATTTCAGTGCCTTATGATCTGCTCAACAACTATGCCGGTCTCGGTATTCATGCGCATGAAATGATCATGTTGATGCAAATTCTTGCCAGCGGGCAAGTGAATGGTACGACTGAGTTGTCCGCACAGGATTTGGGGGATCTGTGCGGCATGAGCAGTAAGGAAATCATGCTATCCGTAGAACGCTTGGTTCGAGAAGGATTTTTAGGCATTGGGGAACGCTGGGATGACAGTGGCGCACATGTCTCATATTTCGATCTCCAGCCGCTGTGGGAGCGCCTGCGCGGTAAACCGGTCGTTCAACCAAAGGCACAGACATGGCGACAGGATCCGTTGACCATGTTTGAGGAGGAATTTGGGCGACCGCTATCTGCACTCGAGTGCGATCAAGTGCGCACATGGCTTGGTCCAGACGGGTATCCTGAATGGATGGTTGTTGAAGCGTTGCGGGAGTCCGTACTCGCTAACAAGTACAGTTTTAAATACATTGATAGAGTTCTTTTCGACTGGCAGCGACATCAAGTTCAATCCAGACAGGATCTGGAGCAGTACAGACAACAGTATCGAGAACGTCTTCGGGAAGCAGACGTAAAGCGAGGACAAGCACCGGCCTCCCGTAAGACAAATGACAGCACAAAACGTCGACCTTCGGAACGTCAGTCGTCGGCCAAGGAACCGTCGAAAGACGAACGGTATGCAAATTTCTATCAGTTGTTTCCTGATAGCTGA
- a CDS encoding complex I NDUFA9 subunit family protein, protein MNVFVTGGTGYVGQPIVRQLVEKGHHVTLLTRSEHRSDGLPKCVEIVIGDVFDDTALKLGMNQAEAVIHLVGIIREQPRRGLTMQRVHVEGTRHVIAAALRLGVYRFVHMSALGAKSDAVSSYHRTKWEAEKCLRQSGLKFTIFRPSVVFGPGGPGPNFLSQLVDVTRLPVIPVVGDGNYPLQPVHTRTIAGVFEQALTLDTTIGETFEVGGPNVVSHQDIMSKIEAALDIQKPHLQIPISLIQAMVRCFGWTGKFPLTRDQLSMLVEGNVCTNPGRLYDSFDVDPIPFTVNVNHDEKNGAT, encoded by the coding sequence GTGAATGTCTTTGTGACAGGCGGTACTGGATACGTTGGTCAACCTATCGTGCGTCAACTAGTCGAGAAGGGCCACCACGTGACACTCTTGACGAGATCGGAGCATCGTTCAGATGGTCTTCCGAAATGCGTTGAGATAGTCATAGGTGACGTATTTGACGATACAGCACTCAAGTTGGGAATGAATCAAGCGGAGGCTGTCATTCACCTGGTTGGAATCATTCGAGAACAGCCTCGACGTGGTTTGACGATGCAACGAGTCCATGTGGAAGGCACCCGTCATGTCATTGCCGCAGCCTTGCGTTTAGGCGTATATCGGTTCGTGCACATGAGCGCGCTTGGCGCCAAGTCCGATGCAGTCAGTTCGTATCATCGAACGAAATGGGAAGCAGAGAAATGCCTGCGACAAAGTGGGCTGAAGTTCACCATTTTTCGTCCATCGGTGGTCTTTGGCCCCGGAGGACCTGGACCGAATTTCTTGTCACAGTTGGTCGACGTAACCCGTTTACCGGTCATTCCAGTCGTCGGCGACGGTAACTATCCGTTACAGCCTGTACACACGCGGACGATCGCAGGGGTCTTCGAACAGGCGCTTACTCTTGACACCACCATCGGAGAGACGTTTGAGGTTGGCGGACCTAATGTGGTCTCGCATCAGGACATCATGAGCAAAATTGAAGCAGCACTGGATATTCAAAAGCCCCATCTGCAGATTCCCATATCTTTGATCCAGGCGATGGTTCGGTGTTTCGGGTGGACGGGTAAGTTCCCTTTGACTCGGGACCAGCTCTCCATGCTTGTCGAGGGAAACGTCTGCACAAACCCAGGCCGTCTATACGACTCATTTGATGTTGATCCAATCCCGTTCACGGTAAACGTTAATCATGATGAAAAAAATGGGGCTACCTAA
- a CDS encoding D-alanine--D-alanine ligase, translated as MPSKRIKVGVIFGGKSGEHEVSLQSAKSVIEALNPHQYTIVPIGISKSGNWQVGKNALKALEEEQNTAKKVSSSSSVSFINHQIGGLTSVSPQPSAQPVPSALVNDVDVIIPVMHGTYGEDGSIQGMLELMDVAYVGAGVLASAVGLDKVVMKQVFGSVGLPQVRYTSCTRQTWKASPLQVIRQVEDTFGYPCFVKPANLGSSVGISKARDREELQRAIELAAQYDRKIIIEEGLNVREVEVAVLGNDVPQVSVAGEIVPSSEFYDYKAKYVGGTSKLIIPAELTDRQRQEIEQYAVEAFQAIDCSGLSRVDFFIEKETGRVIVNEINTMPGFTRYSMYPKLWEASGMSYTKLLDTLIELAIERQNEKRQLIRTFENE; from the coding sequence GTGCCTTCAAAACGTATCAAGGTAGGCGTTATATTTGGTGGAAAATCTGGTGAACATGAAGTGTCTCTCCAAAGTGCGAAGTCTGTGATTGAGGCATTAAATCCTCACCAGTATACCATTGTTCCCATTGGAATTTCGAAATCAGGTAACTGGCAGGTGGGTAAAAACGCGCTAAAGGCCCTGGAGGAAGAGCAGAACACGGCAAAAAAAGTCTCCTCATCCTCGTCGGTTAGCTTTATTAACCACCAAATTGGCGGTTTAACATCCGTGTCCCCTCAACCCTCAGCCCAACCCGTTCCATCCGCGTTGGTTAACGATGTTGATGTCATTATCCCAGTCATGCACGGCACATACGGTGAAGATGGGTCCATTCAAGGGATGCTCGAGCTCATGGACGTAGCGTACGTTGGAGCAGGCGTCCTAGCTTCTGCTGTTGGCTTGGATAAAGTCGTTATGAAACAAGTGTTTGGGTCTGTTGGCCTGCCTCAGGTGCGCTATACTTCTTGTACCCGCCAGACGTGGAAGGCTTCTCCCCTACAAGTCATCCGTCAAGTTGAGGACACGTTCGGGTACCCCTGCTTTGTTAAGCCGGCAAATCTTGGATCGAGCGTGGGTATCAGTAAAGCGAGGGATCGCGAAGAGCTTCAACGAGCCATTGAGCTAGCAGCTCAATACGATCGAAAAATCATCATCGAAGAAGGCTTGAACGTTCGCGAGGTTGAGGTTGCCGTTTTGGGAAATGACGTTCCTCAAGTATCGGTGGCTGGCGAGATCGTCCCGTCCAGTGAGTTTTACGATTACAAAGCGAAATATGTGGGTGGAACGTCTAAGCTGATTATTCCCGCGGAACTGACAGACCGCCAGCGGCAAGAAATTGAACAATACGCTGTAGAAGCGTTTCAAGCCATTGATTGTTCAGGGCTCTCCCGTGTGGATTTCTTCATCGAAAAGGAAACTGGACGGGTCATCGTCAACGAAATCAACACCATGCCTGGCTTCACACGATACAGTATGTATCCAAAACTGTGGGAGGCCTCCGGGATGTCGTATACCAAACTGTTGGATACACTGATTGAATTGGCGATTGAACGACAGAACGAGAAACGTCAACTTATTCGTACGTTCGAGAACGAATAA
- a CDS encoding UDP-N-acetylmuramoyl-tripeptide--D-alanyl-D-alanine ligase, which translates to MNQLSHLLSATLAVGNLDTKVTGVATDNRQVRPGDAFVAFEGQRVDGHDFINDAFDRGASVAIVSKPVKTDRGAILHVHDPLTAVQQMAMHERTAFEGPIVGITGSNGKTTTKQMVAAVLGSLGDCLYTEANRNNELGLPLTILQRTPAHRSIVLEMGMRGFGQISDLCRIARPNIGIITNIGQSHIELLGSQEGIARAKGELVQALPEDGHAILNADDVWLRSLGSKSRAEVIGYGFSADSDVRARDVRWTADGMEFTVDAMGESSRMSLPTFGLHNISNALAAVAAGRLLGVSMNDITIGLAGLEELSGRLRIVPGHRGMKIIDDCYNASPLSMNASLDVLSHIAEAGKRVAVLGDMYELGDYSQEGHEQVGRYAGRVGIDTLVAIGPQARWIASEAKKSGVRTVYHSETVKEALAHLDRWVNSNSTVLVKASRGMQLEQVVESLV; encoded by the coding sequence GTGAATCAACTTTCTCACTTGCTCTCCGCTACTTTAGCCGTTGGCAACTTAGACACGAAGGTCACAGGCGTTGCTACGGATAACCGCCAAGTACGACCCGGCGATGCATTCGTCGCATTCGAGGGCCAGCGCGTCGATGGTCATGACTTCATTAACGACGCCTTTGACCGCGGTGCAAGTGTAGCGATTGTAAGTAAGCCCGTCAAGACGGATCGCGGAGCAATTTTACATGTTCACGACCCATTAACAGCAGTCCAACAAATGGCGATGCATGAGCGAACGGCGTTTGAAGGACCAATTGTCGGAATTACGGGCAGCAATGGCAAGACCACGACGAAACAAATGGTTGCAGCCGTCTTGGGGTCATTAGGTGACTGCCTATACACCGAAGCCAATCGCAACAATGAATTGGGCTTACCCTTAACTATTCTACAGCGAACGCCCGCCCATCGTTCCATCGTTCTGGAAATGGGAATGCGCGGATTCGGACAAATTTCGGATTTATGTCGGATTGCAAGACCGAATATCGGGATTATCACAAACATCGGACAAAGTCATATTGAACTACTGGGAAGTCAAGAAGGAATCGCACGAGCAAAAGGTGAGTTAGTTCAAGCCCTACCAGAAGATGGTCACGCCATTTTGAATGCAGACGATGTTTGGCTAAGGTCTTTAGGATCCAAGTCCCGTGCCGAAGTTATCGGGTATGGATTTTCTGCGGATTCAGATGTTCGAGCTCGTGACGTGAGGTGGACGGCAGATGGTATGGAATTTACCGTTGATGCCATGGGGGAATCATCCAGAATGTCTCTTCCCACATTCGGCCTACACAACATTTCGAACGCCCTGGCTGCTGTTGCAGCAGGACGTCTTCTTGGAGTGTCTATGAACGACATCACAATTGGACTTGCGGGTTTGGAAGAACTAAGTGGCCGCCTTCGCATTGTGCCAGGGCATCGAGGTATGAAAATTATTGATGATTGTTATAATGCAAGTCCGCTTTCCATGAATGCCAGCCTCGACGTCCTGTCTCACATTGCCGAGGCGGGAAAACGTGTGGCTGTTCTCGGCGATATGTATGAGCTTGGTGACTATTCACAAGAAGGACATGAACAAGTCGGCAGGTATGCTGGGCGTGTCGGCATCGACACCCTGGTAGCCATTGGCCCGCAAGCACGATGGATTGCCTCAGAGGCCAAGAAGAGTGGAGTCAGGACGGTGTATCATTCCGAAACGGTGAAAGAGGCGTTAGCCCACCTTGATCGCTGGGTTAATTCAAATTCGACAGTGTTGGTTAAAGCATCCCGGGGCATGCAACTAGAGCAAGTTGTAGAAAGCCTAGTATGA